A window of the Arachis duranensis cultivar V14167 chromosome 5, aradu.V14167.gnm2.J7QH, whole genome shotgun sequence genome harbors these coding sequences:
- the LOC107491469 gene encoding homologous-pairing protein 2 homolog isoform X1 yields MEFRKISRPFSYSKQWLQNRIARKQNRPLNAQNVADALQKFNLKKAAIQKALDNLADGGRISFKEYGKQKIYLARQDQFNILNSEELNQMKEQNAKLQKQLEEQKKTINEVEAEIKSLQSNLTLEQICGREADLRMEVQEMENKLTKLRGGVTLVSPEERMAVETMLSEKISQWRKRKRMFKDIWDTLTENSPKDPKELREELGIEYDEDVGVSLQSYSDLIQQGKKRPRGY; encoded by the exons ATGGAGTTCCGTAAAATTTCCCGCCCATTTTCATACTCcaaacaatggctccaaaatcGGATAGCGCGGAAG CAAAATAGGCCTTTGAATGCTCAAAATGTGGCGGATGCTCTGCAAAAGTTCAACCTCAAGAAGGCAGCCATACAGAAAGCACTGGACAATCTTGCTGATGGTGGCCGTATTTCTTTCAAGGAGTATGGCAAGCAGAAGATATACCTTGCCCGGCAGGATCAGTTCAACATTCTGAACAGTGAAGAGCTTAATCAGATGAAAGAACAGAATGCCAAACTGCAAAAGCAGCTTGAAGAACAGAAAAAGACTATTAATGAGGTTGAAGCAG AGATTAAATCATTGCAGTCAAATTTAACACTGGAACAGATCTGTGGTAGAGAAGCAGATCTGAGGATGGAG GTTCAAGAAATGGAGAACAAGTTGACCAAGCTACGCGGAGGTGTTACCCTGGTGAGTCCTGAAGAACGCATGGCTGTGGAGACCATGTTATCAGAGAAAATAAGTCAGTGGAGAAAGCGTAAAAGAATGTTCAAGGATATATGGGACACTCTTACTGAGAATTCACCTAAGGATCCCAAGGAATTAAGG GAGGAGCTTGGAATAGAATATGATGAAGATGTTGGAGTGAGTTTGCAATCATACAGTGACCTTATCCAACAAGGAAAGAAAAGGCCAAGGGGTTACTGA
- the LOC107491469 gene encoding homologous-pairing protein 2 homolog isoform X2: MAPKSDSAEAIVLNFVNEQNRPLNAQNVADALQKFNLKKAAIQKALDNLADGGRISFKEYGKQKIYLARQDQFNILNSEELNQMKEQNAKLQKQLEEQKKTINEVEAEIKSLQSNLTLEQICGREADLRMEVQEMENKLTKLRGGVTLVSPEERMAVETMLSEKISQWRKRKRMFKDIWDTLTENSPKDPKELREELGIEYDEDVGVSLQSYSDLIQQGKKRPRGY, encoded by the exons atggctccaaaatcGGATAGCGCGGAAG CGATCGTGTTGAACTTCGTGAATGAG CAAAATAGGCCTTTGAATGCTCAAAATGTGGCGGATGCTCTGCAAAAGTTCAACCTCAAGAAGGCAGCCATACAGAAAGCACTGGACAATCTTGCTGATGGTGGCCGTATTTCTTTCAAGGAGTATGGCAAGCAGAAGATATACCTTGCCCGGCAGGATCAGTTCAACATTCTGAACAGTGAAGAGCTTAATCAGATGAAAGAACAGAATGCCAAACTGCAAAAGCAGCTTGAAGAACAGAAAAAGACTATTAATGAGGTTGAAGCAG AGATTAAATCATTGCAGTCAAATTTAACACTGGAACAGATCTGTGGTAGAGAAGCAGATCTGAGGATGGAG GTTCAAGAAATGGAGAACAAGTTGACCAAGCTACGCGGAGGTGTTACCCTGGTGAGTCCTGAAGAACGCATGGCTGTGGAGACCATGTTATCAGAGAAAATAAGTCAGTGGAGAAAGCGTAAAAGAATGTTCAAGGATATATGGGACACTCTTACTGAGAATTCACCTAAGGATCCCAAGGAATTAAGG GAGGAGCTTGGAATAGAATATGATGAAGATGTTGGAGTGAGTTTGCAATCATACAGTGACCTTATCCAACAAGGAAAGAAAAGGCCAAGGGGTTACTGA